One window of Mesorhizobium sp. WSM4904 genomic DNA carries:
- a CDS encoding GlxA family transcriptional regulator, with translation MHRIEVLAYPDVQLLDVSGPLQVFASANDFMLQAGEPAAYEAVVVAASPRVRTSAGLVLETAALSPPNAEIDMLIVPGGWGVNAACEDPQLVQWIIGRSRGARRTASVCSGAMLLATTGLLDGRRAVTHWGRCAEFARRFPAVRLEPDPIFIRDGNVWTSAGVTAGIDLALSFVEADLGRRMALAVARELVVFLKRPGGQAQFSQALKLQDGDGRFDKLHGWILENLGSDLSLPKLAERANMSPRSFSRHYREATGRTPARAVEEIRIEAARRMLEQGLAVNQTVRRCGFGSEETMRRGFLRTLGTNPRDYRERF, from the coding sequence ATGCACCGCATCGAAGTTCTTGCCTATCCCGACGTCCAACTCCTCGACGTCAGCGGGCCACTTCAGGTCTTCGCCAGCGCCAACGACTTCATGCTGCAGGCAGGTGAGCCCGCGGCGTACGAGGCCGTGGTCGTCGCCGCTTCACCGCGGGTGAGAACGTCGGCAGGTCTCGTGCTCGAGACCGCGGCGCTCTCGCCGCCCAATGCCGAGATCGATATGCTGATCGTGCCAGGCGGGTGGGGCGTCAACGCGGCCTGCGAGGATCCCCAGCTCGTCCAGTGGATCATCGGCCGCTCGCGCGGCGCCAGGCGAACGGCTTCCGTCTGCAGCGGCGCCATGCTGCTGGCGACGACCGGTCTCCTCGATGGCCGTCGCGCGGTCACCCATTGGGGGCGCTGCGCGGAATTCGCCCGGCGATTTCCTGCGGTCCGCCTCGAACCCGATCCGATCTTCATTCGCGACGGCAATGTCTGGACGTCCGCCGGCGTGACGGCGGGAATAGATCTGGCCCTTTCCTTCGTCGAGGCCGACCTTGGCCGGCGCATGGCGCTTGCGGTGGCGCGCGAGTTGGTCGTCTTCCTGAAACGCCCAGGCGGCCAGGCGCAGTTCAGCCAGGCACTCAAGCTGCAGGATGGCGATGGGCGCTTCGACAAGCTGCATGGCTGGATTCTGGAAAACCTGGGCAGCGACCTTTCGCTGCCGAAACTGGCCGAACGCGCCAATATGAGCCCGCGCAGCTTCTCGCGGCACTATCGGGAGGCAACCGGTCGGACACCCGCCCGCGCGGTCGAAGAGATCCGCATCGAGGCCGCACGACGGATGCTGGAACAGGGACTGGCCGTGAACCAGACGGTCCGGCGCTGCGGCTTCGGCTCGGAAGAGACGATGCGACGCGGCTTTCTACGCACCCTCGGCACCAACCCGCGTGATTACCGCGAGCGGTTCTGA
- the aroA gene encoding 3-phosphoshikimate 1-carboxyvinyltransferase translates to MSHAAAPKPATARKSPALAGTARVPGDKSISHRSFMFGGLASGETRITGLLEGEDVMRTGAAMKAMGAHIEKKGAEWVIRGTGNGALLQPEGPLDFGNAGTGSRLTMGLVGTYDMETTFIGDASLSGRPMGRVLEPLRQMGVQVLKAAPGDRMPITLRGPKHAAPITYRVPMASAQVKSAVLLAGLNTPGITTVIEPVMTRDHTEKMLKGFGANLTVETDERGVRHIFIEGQGKLTGQTIAVPGDPSSAGFPLVAALIVPGSDIVIENVLMNPTRTGLLLTLQEMGGRIDVLNPRNAGGEDVADLRVRYSDLKGVAVPPERAPSMIDEYPVLAVAASFAEGETLMQGLEELRVKESDRLSAVANGLKLNGVDCTEGEASLAVQGKPGGKGLGGHPNGQDTTVKTHLDHRIAMSFLVMGLATEKPVTIDDTNMIATSFPEFMGLMKALGAEIE, encoded by the coding sequence ATGTCTCACGCTGCCGCCCCGAAGCCGGCCACGGCCCGCAAATCTCCTGCCCTTGCCGGCACGGCGCGAGTGCCGGGCGACAAGTCGATCTCGCACCGCTCCTTCATGTTCGGCGGCCTCGCCTCCGGCGAGACGCGCATCACCGGCCTGCTCGAGGGCGAAGACGTGATGCGCACCGGCGCCGCCATGAAGGCGATGGGCGCGCATATAGAAAAGAAGGGCGCCGAATGGGTGATCCGCGGTACCGGCAACGGCGCGCTGCTTCAACCCGAAGGCCCGCTCGACTTCGGCAATGCCGGCACCGGCTCGCGGCTGACCATGGGCCTGGTCGGCACCTATGACATGGAGACGACCTTCATCGGCGACGCCTCGCTTTCCGGCCGGCCGATGGGCCGCGTGCTGGAGCCGCTGCGCCAGATGGGCGTCCAGGTGCTGAAGGCGGCGCCGGGCGACCGCATGCCGATCACGCTGCGCGGCCCCAAGCACGCCGCGCCCATCACCTATCGCGTGCCGATGGCCTCGGCCCAGGTGAAATCGGCGGTGCTGCTTGCCGGACTGAACACGCCGGGCATCACCACGGTGATCGAGCCGGTGATGACGCGCGACCACACCGAAAAGATGCTCAAGGGCTTCGGCGCCAATCTTACCGTCGAGACCGACGAACGCGGCGTGCGCCACATCTTCATCGAGGGTCAGGGCAAGCTCACCGGACAGACGATCGCCGTGCCCGGCGATCCGTCCTCGGCCGGCTTCCCGCTGGTGGCCGCCCTCATCGTGCCGGGTTCGGATATCGTCATCGAGAACGTGCTGATGAACCCGACCCGCACCGGCCTGCTTCTCACATTGCAGGAAATGGGCGGCCGCATCGACGTGCTCAACCCGCGCAATGCCGGCGGCGAGGACGTGGCGGATCTGCGCGTGCGGTATTCCGACTTGAAGGGTGTTGCCGTACCGCCGGAACGCGCGCCGTCGATGATCGACGAATATCCGGTGCTGGCTGTCGCCGCGAGCTTCGCGGAAGGCGAGACGCTGATGCAGGGTCTGGAGGAATTGCGCGTCAAGGAATCCGACCGGCTTTCGGCGGTTGCCAACGGGCTCAAGCTCAACGGCGTCGACTGCACAGAGGGCGAAGCTTCGCTCGCCGTGCAGGGCAAGCCAGGCGGCAAGGGGCTGGGAGGGCATCCGAACGGTCAGGACACGACCGTGAAGACGCATCTCGACCATCGCATCGCCATGAGTTTTCTGGTGATGGGGCTGGCGACGGAAAAGCCGGTGACCATCGACGACACCAACATGATCGCGACGAGCTTTCCGGAATTCATGGGATTGATGAAGGCACTGGGCGCGGAGATCGAGTGA
- a CDS encoding DUF2161 family putative PD-(D/E)XK-type phosphodiesterase, translating into MQETSLYAPVKRFLESLDFTVKGEVGGCDIVGLREGEPPVVVICELKLQFNLELVLQGVDRAAACDEVWLAARMSARGKGREHDRRFRALCRRLGFGLLAVDGKGKVELLLSPAAVPPRRDPRRRSRLVEEHHRRKGDPSIGGSTRRKPIMTAYRQEAIACAAAMADGPKRPRDLKALSPRAASILLHNYYGWFARAERGIYALTELGQAAVHSHGVLEGPLQVAPYQADQLGVKLGA; encoded by the coding sequence ATGCAGGAAACATCCCTCTATGCCCCGGTGAAGCGGTTCCTCGAGAGCCTGGACTTCACCGTCAAGGGCGAAGTCGGCGGTTGCGACATCGTCGGGCTGCGCGAGGGAGAGCCGCCCGTGGTCGTCATCTGCGAGCTGAAGCTGCAGTTCAATCTCGAACTCGTGCTGCAGGGCGTCGATCGCGCGGCGGCCTGCGACGAAGTCTGGCTCGCCGCCCGGATGTCGGCGCGCGGCAAGGGCCGCGAGCACGACCGCCGTTTTCGCGCGCTCTGCCGGCGGCTTGGCTTCGGCCTGCTGGCGGTCGACGGAAAGGGCAAGGTCGAGCTGCTGCTCAGCCCGGCCGCCGTGCCGCCCCGGCGCGACCCGAGGCGCCGCTCGCGCCTGGTCGAGGAACATCACCGCCGCAAGGGCGACCCGTCCATCGGCGGCAGCACGCGGCGAAAGCCCATCATGACCGCCTACCGCCAGGAGGCCATCGCCTGCGCCGCCGCCATGGCCGACGGCCCGAAGCGGCCGCGCGACCTCAAGGCTCTTTCGCCGCGCGCGGCCAGCATCCTGCTGCACAATTACTATGGCTGGTTCGCCAGGGCGGAGCGCGGCATCTACGCGCTGACCGAGCTCGGCCAGGCCGCCGTGCACTCACATGGGGTCCTTGAGGGTCCGCTGCAGGTCGCTCCGTATCAAGCCGATCAGCTCGGCGTGAAGCTCGGCGCGTGA
- the cmk gene encoding (d)CMP kinase, whose product MTHTFTIAIDGPAGAGKGTLARRLADHYRLNLLDTGLTYRAVAHKLLELGLPLDNVSAAETAARQVDLSNLDRTVLSAHAVGEAASKVAVIPTVRRILVEKQREFAKAPPGAVLDGRDIGTVVCPDADIKLYVTASAEVRAQRRLAEIESMGGSAEFATILADIERRDERDMGRADSPLKPAADAHLLDTSEMAIEAAFLAAMAIVDDVLAKRNRA is encoded by the coding sequence ATGACCCACACCTTCACCATTGCCATCGACGGCCCTGCGGGCGCTGGCAAGGGCACGCTGGCCCGCCGGCTGGCCGACCACTATCGGCTGAACCTGCTCGACACTGGCCTCACCTATCGCGCGGTGGCGCATAAGCTGCTGGAGCTCGGCCTGCCGCTCGACAATGTCTCGGCGGCGGAAACCGCGGCGCGGCAGGTCGACCTCTCGAATCTCGACCGCACGGTGCTTTCGGCGCATGCGGTGGGCGAGGCGGCCTCGAAGGTCGCGGTCATCCCCACCGTTCGGCGCATCCTGGTCGAAAAGCAGCGCGAATTCGCCAAGGCGCCGCCGGGCGCGGTGCTCGACGGTCGCGACATCGGCACCGTCGTGTGCCCGGACGCCGACATCAAGCTCTATGTGACGGCGAGCGCCGAGGTGCGGGCGCAGCGCCGGCTGGCCGAGATCGAGAGCATGGGCGGCAGCGCCGAATTCGCCACGATCCTCGCCGACATCGAGCGCCGCGACGAGCGCGACATGGGCCGCGCCGACTCGCCGCTCAAGCCCGCCGCCGACGCGCACTTGCTTGATACCAGCGAAATGGCTATAGAGGCCGCGTTTCTGGCGGCGATGGCGATCGTTGACGACGTCCTGGCCAAGAGAAACAGGGCCTGA
- the rpsA gene encoding 30S ribosomal protein S1, giving the protein MSAANPTRDDFASMLEESFTAGHSGEGQVVRGTITAIEKDMAIIDVGLKVEGRVPLKEFGAKGKDSSLKVGDTVEVYVERIENALGEAMLSREKARREESWVRLEEKFTKGERVEGVIFNQVKGGFTVDLDGAVAFLPRSQVDIRPIRDVSPLMHNPQPFEILKMDRRRGNIVVSRRTVLEESRAEQRSEIVQNLEEGQVVEGVVKNITDYGAFVDLGGIDGLLHVTDMAWRRVNHPTEILNIGQTVKVQIIRINQETHRISLGMKQLESDPWSDIGTKFPIGKKIKGTVTNITDYGAFVELEPGIEGLIHVSEMSWTKKNVHPGKILSTTQEVDVVVLEVDPAKRRISLGLKQTLENPWEAFARNHPVGSQVEGEVKNKTEFGLFIGLEGDVDGMVHLSDLDWTRPGEQVIEEYNRGDMVKAQVLDVDIEKERISLGIKQLARDTVGEAASSGELRKNAVVTCEVIAVKDGGLEVRLVDSGLETFIKRSDLSRDRDEQRPERFTVGQKVDARVIAFDKKTRKLQVSIKALEIAEEKEAVAQYGSTDSGASLGDILGAALKKQGN; this is encoded by the coding sequence ATGTCAGCTGCAAATCCCACTCGCGATGATTTCGCGAGCATGCTCGAAGAATCATTCACCGCCGGCCATTCCGGCGAGGGCCAGGTTGTCCGGGGCACGATCACCGCGATCGAAAAGGACATGGCCATCATCGATGTCGGCCTCAAGGTCGAAGGCCGCGTGCCGCTGAAGGAATTCGGCGCCAAGGGCAAGGACTCCTCGCTCAAGGTCGGCGACACCGTCGAAGTCTATGTCGAGCGCATCGAGAACGCGCTTGGCGAAGCCATGCTGTCGCGCGAGAAGGCTCGCCGCGAGGAGAGCTGGGTGCGCCTCGAAGAGAAGTTCACCAAGGGCGAGCGCGTCGAAGGCGTCATCTTCAACCAGGTCAAGGGCGGCTTCACCGTCGACCTCGACGGCGCCGTGGCGTTCCTGCCGCGTAGCCAGGTCGACATCCGTCCGATCCGCGACGTCTCGCCGCTGATGCACAACCCGCAGCCCTTCGAGATCCTCAAGATGGATCGCCGCCGCGGCAACATCGTGGTGTCGCGCCGCACCGTGCTCGAGGAGAGCCGCGCCGAACAGCGTTCGGAGATCGTGCAGAACCTCGAGGAAGGCCAGGTGGTCGAAGGCGTGGTCAAGAACATCACCGACTACGGCGCGTTCGTCGACCTCGGCGGCATCGACGGCCTGCTGCATGTCACGGACATGGCATGGCGCCGCGTCAATCATCCGACCGAGATCCTCAACATCGGCCAGACGGTCAAGGTGCAGATCATCCGCATCAACCAGGAAACCCACCGCATCTCGCTCGGCATGAAGCAGCTCGAGTCGGATCCGTGGTCGGATATCGGCACCAAGTTCCCGATCGGCAAGAAGATCAAGGGCACCGTCACCAACATCACCGACTACGGCGCGTTCGTCGAGCTGGAGCCGGGCATCGAGGGCCTCATCCACGTTTCGGAAATGTCGTGGACGAAGAAGAACGTGCACCCCGGCAAGATCCTGTCGACGACGCAGGAAGTCGACGTCGTGGTGCTCGAGGTCGATCCGGCCAAGCGCCGCATCTCGCTCGGTCTCAAGCAGACGCTGGAGAACCCGTGGGAAGCCTTCGCGCGCAACCATCCGGTCGGCAGCCAGGTAGAGGGCGAGGTCAAGAACAAGACCGAGTTCGGCCTGTTCATCGGCCTGGAAGGCGACGTGGACGGCATGGTGCACCTCTCCGACCTCGACTGGACCCGTCCGGGCGAGCAGGTCATCGAAGAGTACAATCGCGGCGACATGGTCAAGGCGCAGGTGCTCGACGTCGACATCGAGAAGGAGCGCATCTCGCTCGGCATCAAGCAGCTGGCCCGCGACACGGTCGGCGAGGCGGCGAGCAGCGGTGAGCTGCGCAAGAACGCCGTCGTCACCTGCGAGGTCATCGCGGTGAAGGATGGCGGTCTGGAAGTGCGGCTGGTCGACAGCGGCCTCGAGACCTTCATCAAGCGCTCCGACCTTTCGCGCGACCGCGACGAGCAGCGCCCAGAGCGCTTCACCGTCGGCCAGAAGGTCGACGCCCGCGTCATCGCCTTCGACAAGAAGACCCGCAAGCTGCAGGTCTCGATCAAGGCGCTGGAAATCGCCGAGGAGAAGGAAGCGGTCGCCCAGTACGGCTCGACCGACTCCGGCGCCTCGCTGGGCGACATCCTGGGCGCGGCGCTGAAGAAGCAGGGCAACTAA
- a CDS encoding alpha/beta hydrolase, whose product MTLSRILSAAALVVATVAPVHAAEVGLREISIAAPERGRDLQVFVWYPAEAGGEAIVLGDNKAFKGVPAFKNAPPLEGRFPLVVLSHGSGGRVQGMAWLATELARAGFIVAGPNHPGTTSGDSTPAETPKLWERTQDLSAVIDAMTADPTWGSVVDGDRIGVLGFSLGGAAAMEIAGARASLDAYAHYCDEYKKWDCAWYAGGIGYRNDAVVHVDKLDLRTIDKARFDQSNLDPRVKAAVLVDPGLAPAYDAASLKAITIPMDFINLGSVDTIPEGVIADKLAALTPRGTYASVNGAIHFSFLQECKPGGAELLKDAGEIDPICADGGSRSRAELHAELIGLIRSDLQRTLKDPM is encoded by the coding sequence ATGACGCTTTCCCGTATCCTCTCCGCCGCCGCGCTTGTGGTGGCGACCGTCGCACCGGTGCATGCCGCCGAAGTCGGTCTGCGCGAAATTTCAATCGCCGCGCCGGAACGCGGCCGCGATCTCCAGGTGTTCGTCTGGTATCCGGCCGAGGCCGGCGGCGAAGCCATCGTGCTCGGCGACAACAAGGCTTTCAAGGGCGTGCCGGCCTTCAAGAATGCGCCACCGCTCGAGGGGCGCTTTCCCTTGGTCGTGCTGTCGCACGGGTCAGGCGGGCGCGTGCAAGGCATGGCCTGGCTGGCGACGGAACTGGCCAGAGCGGGCTTCATCGTGGCCGGCCCCAATCATCCCGGCACGACCAGCGGCGACTCGACGCCGGCCGAGACGCCGAAATTGTGGGAGCGCACACAGGATCTTTCGGCCGTGATCGACGCGATGACGGCCGATCCGACATGGGGCAGCGTCGTCGACGGCGACAGGATCGGCGTGCTCGGCTTTTCGCTCGGCGGCGCCGCGGCGATGGAGATTGCCGGCGCCCGCGCCAGCCTCGACGCCTATGCCCACTATTGTGACGAATACAAGAAATGGGACTGCGCCTGGTATGCGGGCGGCATCGGCTATCGCAACGACGCGGTCGTGCATGTCGACAAGCTCGACCTGCGGACGATCGACAAGGCACGCTTCGACCAATCAAACCTTGACCCCCGTGTCAAAGCGGCCGTGCTGGTCGATCCCGGCCTTGCGCCGGCCTACGACGCCGCGAGCCTTAAGGCGATCACGATCCCGATGGATTTCATCAATCTCGGCAGTGTCGATACGATCCCCGAGGGGGTGATTGCCGACAAGCTGGCGGCGCTGACGCCGCGAGGAACTTATGCCTCCGTCAACGGCGCCATCCATTTCAGCTTCCTGCAGGAATGCAAGCCAGGCGGCGCCGAGCTGCTGAAGGACGCGGGTGAAATCGACCCTATTTGCGCCGACGGCGGCAGCCGGTCACGCGCCGAGCTTCACGCCGAGCTGATCGGCTTGATACGGAGCGACCTGCAGCGGACCCTCAAGGACCCCATGTGA
- a CDS encoding 5-guanidino-2-oxopentanoate decarboxylase, whose protein sequence is MTTVGEALITLLEAHGVDTVFGIPGVHTVELYRGLARSRIRHVTPRHEQGAGFMADGYARASGRPGVAFVITGPGLTNTITAMGQARADSVPMLVISGVNATDTLGKGLGFLHELPDQRGMMEKVALFSQRITEAEELPGALARAFAVFSSSRPGPVHIEIPTDVMVKAAEGLAPVLGNAAPPAPAAAAIVEAAKLIQASRRLLILAGGGAKKADAALRRFAEALGAPVIETANARGLLHRHPLCVPASPSLRAVRALMADADLVIAAGTEFGPTDYDGYGDGGFVLPPNLIRIDIGADQIARRPVTVGIQADCAEALGALLTELGSAHVAAKDGETRAAAARAAALAELKPDYLAQVHAVEAIRDALPGAIIVGDSTQPIYAANLYYDHDRPSGWFNAATGFGALGYGPPAAIGAALAVPEAPVVCLTGDGGFQFTLPELGAALDTGAAVIFVVWNNRGYREIETSMLDVGVEPVGVSPAPPDFCKLAGAYGMEAERLTGVGGLAEALKRARAAGKPRVIEITID, encoded by the coding sequence ATGACAACCGTCGGCGAAGCGCTGATCACCTTGCTCGAGGCGCATGGTGTCGACACCGTCTTCGGCATTCCGGGCGTACACACCGTCGAGCTCTATCGCGGCCTGGCGCGCTCGAGGATCCGCCACGTCACGCCGCGTCACGAGCAGGGCGCCGGTTTCATGGCCGACGGCTACGCGCGCGCCAGCGGCCGGCCGGGCGTGGCCTTCGTCATCACCGGGCCTGGCCTCACCAACACCATCACCGCCATGGGCCAGGCGCGCGCCGATTCGGTGCCGATGCTGGTGATCTCGGGCGTCAATGCCACCGACACGCTCGGCAAGGGACTGGGCTTCCTGCACGAATTGCCCGACCAGCGCGGCATGATGGAGAAGGTGGCACTGTTCTCTCAACGCATCACCGAGGCCGAGGAACTGCCCGGCGCGCTGGCGCGTGCCTTCGCCGTTTTCTCCTCATCGCGTCCGGGTCCGGTCCATATCGAGATCCCGACCGACGTCATGGTGAAGGCCGCCGAGGGGCTCGCGCCGGTGCTCGGCAACGCTGCGCCGCCTGCTCCGGCAGCGGCGGCGATCGTCGAGGCTGCGAAATTGATCCAGGCATCCCGCCGGCTGCTCATTCTCGCCGGGGGTGGCGCCAAGAAGGCCGATGCGGCGCTAAGGCGCTTCGCCGAAGCATTGGGCGCTCCGGTCATCGAGACCGCCAATGCGCGCGGCCTGCTGCATCGCCACCCGCTCTGCGTGCCGGCAAGCCCGAGCCTGAGGGCAGTGCGCGCGTTGATGGCCGACGCCGATCTGGTGATTGCCGCCGGCACCGAATTCGGCCCGACCGACTATGACGGCTATGGCGACGGCGGCTTCGTGCTGCCGCCGAACCTCATCCGCATCGACATCGGCGCCGACCAGATCGCCCGCCGTCCGGTGACGGTCGGAATCCAGGCCGATTGCGCCGAGGCGCTTGGCGCGCTGCTGACCGAGCTTGGGTCAGCCCATGTGGCCGCGAAGGACGGCGAGACCCGCGCCGCAGCGGCGAGAGCGGCGGCGCTTGCCGAGCTGAAGCCCGACTATCTGGCGCAGGTGCACGCGGTGGAGGCGATCCGCGATGCGCTGCCCGGCGCGATCATTGTCGGCGACTCGACGCAGCCGATCTACGCCGCCAACCTCTATTACGACCACGACCGTCCGTCCGGCTGGTTCAATGCGGCGACGGGGTTTGGCGCGCTGGGCTATGGCCCCCCAGCGGCGATCGGCGCCGCCCTTGCGGTGCCCGAGGCGCCGGTCGTGTGTCTCACCGGCGACGGCGGCTTCCAGTTCACCTTGCCGGAGCTGGGCGCGGCGCTCGATACCGGGGCGGCCGTGATCTTCGTCGTCTGGAACAATCGCGGTTATCGCGAGATCGAGACCTCGATGCTCGATGTCGGCGTCGAGCCGGTCGGCGTGTCGCCGGCGCCGCCGGATTTCTGCAAGCTCGCCGGGGCCTATGGCATGGAAGCCGAGCGGCTGACCGGGGTCGGCGGCCTCGCCGAGGCGCTGAAGCGCGCGCGAGCGGCGGGCAAGCCGCGCGTCATCGAAATCACCATCGACTGA
- a CDS encoding AraC family transcriptional regulator, producing the protein MLRAERPSRPFLALVGLCALQSVFIGLRWGYDITALRYVLPVVASCLPPLVLTSFRSLIHRGTGDANGFRWLHAAPPALVLALLPLAPRLIDPALIVIFVGYALAVLDLGRAGPDALDEARFDGAVAAHRALVIAALSLCLSAFFDFAVFMDFEWSRGKNAAFLVSNANFLGLLLIGLTAIVAARARAEPVAAVEAAATYATAQDRQVLDRIHKLLVEQKLSRDENLTLSRLARRAGVPARQISGAVNRLAGKNVSRYINDFRIAEACRLLRDTDMSVTAVMLESGFQTKSNFNREFRRVTAASPAGWREKARSEPLAVITRVGAEGA; encoded by the coding sequence ATGCTGCGCGCCGAGCGGCCAAGTCGGCCATTCCTCGCCCTGGTTGGCCTGTGCGCCCTGCAATCGGTCTTCATCGGCCTGCGCTGGGGCTACGACATAACGGCGCTGCGCTATGTGCTGCCTGTGGTGGCAAGTTGCCTGCCGCCTTTGGTGCTGACAAGTTTTCGCAGCCTGATTCATCGCGGCACCGGGGACGCAAACGGCTTCCGCTGGCTGCATGCGGCTCCGCCTGCTCTCGTTCTGGCATTGCTGCCGTTGGCCCCGCGGCTGATCGATCCTGCGCTTATCGTGATTTTTGTCGGCTATGCACTGGCCGTGCTCGATCTTGGCCGCGCCGGCCCCGATGCGCTGGACGAGGCGCGCTTCGACGGTGCGGTCGCCGCGCATCGGGCGCTCGTCATTGCCGCCTTGTCGCTCTGTCTGTCGGCCTTCTTCGATTTCGCGGTCTTCATGGATTTCGAATGGAGCAGGGGCAAGAACGCAGCCTTCCTGGTCAGCAATGCAAATTTTCTCGGCCTGCTCCTCATCGGCCTGACGGCTATAGTCGCCGCTCGCGCGCGGGCCGAGCCCGTTGCCGCCGTGGAGGCTGCAGCTACATACGCGACGGCGCAGGACCGCCAGGTCCTCGACCGGATCCACAAGCTTTTGGTCGAGCAGAAACTCTCCCGTGACGAGAACCTGACATTGTCGCGGCTGGCACGCCGCGCCGGTGTGCCTGCCCGCCAGATTTCCGGCGCGGTCAACCGGCTGGCCGGCAAGAACGTTTCGCGATACATCAATGATTTCCGCATTGCCGAAGCCTGCCGGCTACTGCGTGATACCGATATGTCAGTGACAGCGGTGATGTTGGAATCCGGCTTCCAGACCAAATCGAATTTCAACCGTGAGTTCCGGCGTGTGACGGCGGCCAGCCCTGCCGGCTGGCGCGAGAAGGCACGGTCAGAACCGCTCGCGGTAATCACGCGGGTTGGTGCCGAGGGTGCGTAG
- a CDS encoding TIGR02300 family protein: MAKPELGTKRVDPETGRKFYDLNKDPIVSPYTGKSYPRSYFDEGKISAIEEDEDVSEKEIDAEEEEGAEIVSLEDADEETKGGGDDLPDLDDDEDDVDLGDDDDDTFLADEEEEDDDVSDMIGVGDDEDEV; encoded by the coding sequence GTGGCAAAACCTGAACTTGGCACAAAGCGTGTCGACCCCGAAACGGGGCGGAAATTCTACGACCTGAACAAGGACCCGATCGTCTCGCCCTATACCGGCAAGAGCTATCCGCGCTCCTATTTCGATGAGGGCAAGATCTCCGCCATCGAGGAGGATGAGGACGTCTCCGAAAAGGAAATCGACGCCGAGGAGGAGGAAGGCGCCGAAATCGTCTCGCTGGAGGACGCGGACGAGGAGACCAAGGGCGGCGGCGACGATCTGCCCGATCTCGACGATGACGAGGATGATGTCGATCTCGGCGACGATGACGACGACACCTTCCTTGCCGACGAGGAGGAAGAGGACGACGACGTCTCCGACATGATCGGCGTCGGCGACGACGAGGACGAGGTCTGA
- a CDS encoding SDR family NAD(P)-dependent oxidoreductase gives MTETLNGRHVVVTGGTGALGGAVVGRLLEQGAICHVPNAHASAPPHFPYAAHASVHLAHNVDLSDSAKVEAFYHQVPELWASIHLAGGFTMAPVEKIESASFAEMMDTNARTAFLCGRAAVRSMLTSGTAGRIVNVTARAGLDPRRGAGMVAYAASKAAVAAMTQAMAEELKHKGILVNAVAPSTLDTPANRADMPDADFTKWVSLEAAAEAIAYLASPANQAMSGTLVPLYGRA, from the coding sequence ATGACGGAAACGCTTAACGGCAGGCATGTCGTGGTGACGGGCGGCACTGGGGCGCTCGGCGGCGCGGTTGTCGGCAGGTTGCTTGAGCAGGGAGCGATTTGCCATGTGCCCAATGCCCATGCCTCGGCTCCGCCGCATTTTCCCTACGCGGCCCATGCCAGTGTCCACCTGGCGCATAATGTCGATCTCTCGGACTCCGCCAAGGTCGAGGCCTTCTACCACCAGGTTCCGGAGCTTTGGGCTTCGATCCACCTCGCCGGCGGTTTCACCATGGCGCCGGTGGAAAAGATCGAATCGGCGTCTTTCGCCGAGATGATGGACACCAACGCCCGCACCGCCTTCCTTTGCGGCCGCGCCGCGGTACGCTCGATGCTGACGTCGGGCACCGCTGGGCGCATCGTCAACGTCACCGCGCGGGCCGGGCTCGATCCCAGGCGTGGAGCCGGCATGGTCGCCTATGCCGCCAGCAAGGCGGCGGTCGCCGCGATGACGCAGGCCATGGCCGAGGAACTGAAGCACAAGGGCATCCTCGTCAACGCCGTGGCGCCCTCGACGCTCGACACGCCGGCCAACCGCGCCGACATGCCCGATGCCGATTTCACCAAATGGGTCAGCCTGGAGGCAGCCGCCGAAGCGATCGCTTATCTCGCCTCGCCCGCCAACCAGGCGATGAGCGGCACGCTGGTGCCGCTCTACGGCCGGGCCTGA